Part of the Mycolicibacterium mageritense genome is shown below.
GCCGAAGACCACGAAGAACGGGGTCGCGACGACCAGGGCGACACCTACACACAGGTTGGCGGTGAGAAAGTCGACGTCGAGGATGGTCTGCAGAAAGTAGAGCGAATAGAACTGGCTGGTGTACCAGGCGACGCCGAGCCCGGCCGTCAGGCCGAACAAGACCGTCAACAGCAGACCGAGCGTCGGCCGCTGCGCCACCGCGTCTTTGACCGGTGTCTGGGACAGTCGGCCGGTCTGCCGCATCTCCTCGAACACCGGTGACTCGTGCATCTTCAGGCGGACCTTCAGGGAGAACAGCACGAGCACCGCCGACAGCAGGAATGGGATGCGCCAGCCCCAGGCCTCGAAGTTCGCTTCACCGACGATCAGCCGGCACGACACGATGACACCGATCGACAGGATCAGGCCTCCTGTAGCGGTGGTCTGCAGGAAGCTCGTTACCATTCCGCGTCGACGTTCGGGCGCGTGTTCTGCGATGTAGATGGCGGCGCCGCCGTATTCGCCGCCGATGGCCAGGCCCTGTAACAACCGGAGCAGGACGAGCAGCAGGGGCGCGGCGAGACCGATGTGCTCATAGGTGGGGAGCAACCCGAGCAGGGTCGTCGCACCGCCCATGATCAGCAATGTCGTCAGAAACGTCTTCTTCCGGCCGACCCGGTCGCCCATCCGGCCGAACACGACCGCTCCGATCGGGCGTACGACGAATCCGGTTCCGAACGCCGCCACCGTGACGAGCAGCGCGGCGGCGGTGTTGCCGTTCGGGAAGAACATCCCGGAGAACACCACCGCGAGGCTGCCGTAGATGTAGAAGTCGTACCACTCGATGAGGGTGCCCAGGCTGGACGCGGTGACGATCTTGCGCAGGCCGCGCGCCGAAGTGGGCAGGATTTGTCGGGAATCGATGGCCATTTGTTTTCCTATTCGGCGGCCGGAACAGGGGCCGGCCGACCGAGAATATCGGCGGCCGTCGTGACCATTTCCTCGACGATCGATTCCGCTGTGCGGACGGCCGTTACCTGTCCGATCACCTCGCCGACGATGACGTTCGCGATGTCATAATTCCGCGCTTCGACCGCGGCCTGGAATTCCTCACGGCGCTGTTCGAGTTCGGTGCGCAGACCCGATTCGTCACCGTGCCAACGGCGCACGAAGTCGTTGCGCAGCACCCGGCCGGTGTAGGGCGCCGGCCACGACTTGCCGCGGACGATGTCGAACGCGCTCTGGCGGACCGTATCGTCGCCGGTCATCTGGATCCCGCGGGCCTGCGCAGCGCGGGGGATCGCGGCTTCGGCGGCTGCCCAGAAGCGTGTCCCCACCACGGCGCCGTCGGCGCCGAGGGCAAGGGCGCCTGCCAGGCCGCGTCCGTCGCCGACACCGCCCGCGGCAAGGAGCATGACGTTCGGTGATTCGCGGGCGATGAGGTCGGCGACCTCTGGCACCAGGGTGAATGTCGAGCGTGCCGCCGTTCCGTGGCCGCCGGCCTCGCCACCTTGTGCGACGACGACGTCAGCGCCGACAGCGATCGCGTGACGTGCTTGCTCGACATCATGCACCTGGCACATGAGCGGAATGCCCGCGGCAAGGATTGCCGGGGCGTGCGGCGCGGGGTCGCCGAACGAGAGGAAGATTGCCGCGGGTTGTTGCTGTATCGCGAGCTCCAGTAGGCCGGGCTGGCGTGCCATCGACCACGTGATGAAGCCGATTCCGACGCGCGTGTCGCTCACCTGCCCGAACTGCTCCTTGAGCCACACTTCGTCGCCGTATCCGCCGCCGAGGAGGCCGAGCCCGCCGGCCTGGGAGACCGCACAGGCCAATCGCCAGTCGGCGACATAATCCATCGGCGCCAGGACAATGGGATGACAAATCCCGAATTTCTCCGTAAAGCGATTCTCCAGCCGCATTTGTCCTCCACATTTCCGACGGTTTGGCGTTGCAATTCATTGCGGTGATTCACCGTAGGACCGTTCTTGACTGCACCACCAACGGTTTGTTGCGAAGGCAGCGTTCTGGAAAACAGAACGCACGACCGGCAGCATCGTTCATGATTCATGAACGATATGTCCATGAAAATCACGTGGACGTGAACGGTCTGGCTGTCTTTCAATGCAATGGTGACTCCGAATCCGGCCCGCAGCGGCGCACTCATGGCAATGGGTTCCATGGCGTGCGTGCAAGTCGGCCTCGCCGTGGCCGTCTCGCTGATCGACGACATCGGTGCCGAGGGCGCGGCCTGGTTGCGCTTGGCGTGGGCCGGGCTGCTGATGTTGGCGATCGTGCGGCCCCGGCCCGCTGCGTTCACCAGGTCGGCGTTCAAGACCTGCGTGATGCTCGGCGTCGTGACCGCAGGCGTGACGCTGCTGTTCATGGCCGCGCTGGCACGCATCCCCCTCGGTACCGCTGCGGCTCTTGAGTTTCTCGGTCCGCTCGGTGTGGCAGTGGCGCACGGCAAGGGCCGTGGCCGCCTCGTCTGGCCGGGGCTCGCCGGCGCCGGCGTGCTCCTGCTCACTGAACCCTGGTCTGGCTCAGTCGATCCCGTGGGTGTGCTCTACGCGCTGGGGGCCGCAGGCTGTTGGGCGTGCTACATCCTGCTCACGCAGCGGGTCGGCGACGAGGTCACGGGCATCAACGGCCTGGCGGTGTCCATGCCCGTCGCGGGGCTCGTCGCCACGGCGACGGTCGGTCCGTCGGTGTTCGCACACCTGACGCCTGAGATCCTGTTCATCGGCGTTGGCCTGGCAGTCCTGCTACCAGTCGTGCCGTTCGCCCTCGAGATGCTCGCGCTGCGCCGGTTGACCACGGCCGCATTCGGCACGCTGATGAGCCTGGAACCCGCATTCGCCATGATCGTCGGTCTGGTGATGCTCCACCAGGTGCCTGGCCCGGCCGGAGTGTTCGGCATCTGTTTCGTGGTCGCGGCAGGGATGGGCGCGGCCCGCACCGGTGCCCGTCCGGCGCCGGTGCCGGCCGAGGTCGGCTGCGCATCTCGACGCCGCGGCGAGCCCACGCCGCAACACCGCACCGTTGACACCCCATAATCCGGCTACCCTGGGGCGAATGGCACGTGGAATCTTCAATTCACCGGTGGTCGGTTGGTTCAATGCCGCAGCTGTCGGCCTCACCCGGGTACCGGTGTTGGGCCGTTGGATCGGCCACAGTGTGGTGGTGATCCGGTATCAGGGACGTCGCTCGGGCCAGACGTTCGAGACACCGGTTTCGGTGCACCGCGACGGCGACCAGGTCACCATCAACGTGATGACGCCCGACAGCAAGAACTGGTGGCGCAATTTTCTCGGCGAGGGCGGCCCCATCACGTTCTTGAACCTCGACGGTGCCGATCGCACGGGACACGCGATCGCCCACCGCGACGACCGGGGCAAGGTGGCCGTCGCGGTGAAGCTCGATGCGCCCTAGACGTCGATCCGCTTGCGGCGGTAGAGCGTTCCCGCCGCGAGCAACGCCAGGCTGATCACCAGGATCGCCGTCGCCAGCACGTTGATCTGCGGTGGCACCGCGGCCTTGACCGCCGCGTTGACGTACAACGGGTAGGTCACCGTGGAACCGCTCACGAAGTACGTAATGATGAAGTCGTCGAGCGACAGCGCGAACGACAGCATCGCGGCGGCGACGATGCCCGGAACGATAAGCGGCAGCGTCACTTTGAAGAACGTCCTGGTGGGGCTCGCACCCAGGTCCATCGACGCGTCTTCGAGCGTCCAGTCGAATCCCCGCACCCGCGCCCGCACCGTCATCGCGATGAAGCTCACCTCGAACGCGATGTGCGCGATCAGGATCGTGGTGTAGCCCGCGGCCCAGCCGAGGTCCAGGAACAGGGTCAACAACGACGCACCCATCACGACCTCTGGTGCCGTCAGCGGCAGCACCAGGAACGTGTCGACGGCCTTCTGGCCGCGGAAACGCTGGCGCACCAACGCGATCGCGACCAGGGTGCCCAGCACCAGCGCGACCGCGGTCGACACCGCCGCGACGTTGAGGCTCAGCTTGAGGGCGTCGGTCAACGCCGGGTACTTGAACGGATTGGCCCAGTTGTCGAGCGTGAAGCCCTGCCAGGTGTAGTTGAACTTGCCCGCCGGTTTGTTGAACGAGAACAACACGATCACGAAGATCGGCAGGAAGAGGTACAGCAACACCAGGCCCGCGACGATCCGCAGGATCCAGTCGCCCCACCTGGGGGAGCCCTTGACCACCTTCGGTTCGGCAGGGCTCGTGGCATCGGCCATCGCGGTCGCCGTCATACCAAGTCCTCTGTGCCGAGCGCCCGGGTGTAGAGCAGCACCCCGACCAGGATGATCGCCATCAGCACCATGCTGAGTGCGGCCGCCGCTGGATAATCCTTGACCACCAGGAACTGCTTCTGGATCACGTTGCCGATCATCGTGGTCTGCGTGCTCCCGAGATAGTCGGCGTTGATGAAGTCACCCGCGGCGGGGATGAACACCAGCATGCTGCCCGCCAGCACACCCGGCATCGACAGCGGCAGAATCACTTTCGTGAAGCTGCGGGTGTTCGACGAGTACAGATCCTTGGACGCCTCGATCAGCCGCGGGTCGATCTTCTCCAGGCTCACGTACAGCGGCAGGATCATGAAGATGATCCAGTTGTAGGTGAGGCCGCCGATCACGGCCCAACTCGTCGAGAGCAGCCGCCCTTCGCTCGGCAGCACACCGATCGACCCGAGCAGGCTGACCACCACACCGTCGTCGGCGAGAATCGTCTTCCAGGCGATCGTGCGGATCAGAAAGGTGACGAAGAACGGCAGGATCACCAGGCCCAGAATCAGATTCTTGAACCGGCCCGCCTTGAACGCGATGACGTAGGCCAACGGGAAGGCGAGCAGCGCGCACAGCACCGTCGCCACGAGTGCGTATCCGAACGTGCGCAGGATCTGATCCTGGTACTCGCTGAACGCATGCACGTAATTGCCGAAGTTCCAGTCGAATTCCAGCGTCGGCAGATACACCGAGCCGCCGGACGTCGACAGCGAAGTACGCGCCAACGAGATGAACGGCACCACGAAGAAGATCCCGAGGTACACCAACGCCGGCAGGATCATCAGGTACGGCGCGATCTTGCTCCGTTGCCGGCTGCTGGTGGCTACACCCGCCATCGGCGTCAGCCTCCGGTCACAGCGGCGTAGAGGCTGTTGAACTCTTGCGTCTGCTCATCGGTGAGCGCGGCCCACGACTTGAGCTTGGCGGCCATGTCGGCGGGCGGGTTGATCAGCGGGTTGCTGGCCAGCTTCGGGTCGATCTTGGCGAGCTCGTCGGTCATGTCCGACAACACCGGGACGAACTGGGTGAAGGCGATGAGCTTGGCGTAGTTCGCGCGGTCGTAGACGTAGTCGATCCAGGCCTCGGCAGCCTTCTGGTTCTGCGTGGTGTACGGGATCACCATGGTGTCGATGAACCAGTCACCGCCGGACTCGGGCACGATGAACTTCAGGTCAGGGTTGTCGGCCTGCAGCTGCACCACGTCACCCGAATATGCCTGGGCGACAGCGATGTTGCCGGCCGCGAGATCGTCGGCATAGTCGTTGCCGGTGAACCGGCGGATCTGGCCCTTGTCCTTCTGCTCCCGAACGAAGTCGACGGCCTTCTTGACGGAGTCGGTGGTCGGATCCTCGACGGAATTGCCCTGCCACTGCATGATCATGCCGAGCCCGTCCTGCACATCGGACAACAGGCTGACCCGCCCCTTGAATGCCGGATCCCACAGATCGTCGATCTTGGTGATGTCGCGTCCGGTGGCCGCCCGGTTGTAGGCAAGCCCCACCATGCCGGTCATGTACGGCGCGGTGAACTTGCGGCCCGGGTCGGCCTTCGAGTTGAGCAGATCCTCGCGCAGGTTCTTCTTGTTGGGGACGCGAGACTCACTGATCTCGTTGAGCCACTTGAGTCCGGCGAGGCGGACCGCCATGAACTCGGTGGGCACGACGAGGTCCGCTCCGATGTCCTGCTTGCGCGAGAGCGGTTCCTTGACCTTCGCGAACCACTGCTCGTTGTCGTTGAAATCCTCTTTGTAGTCCACCGTGAGACCCGTCGCGGTCTGGAACGCCGCGACGAACCCGTCGGCCATGTAGAGCGGCCAGTTGGACACGCGCAGTGTGCCGGTGGCGGGCGACCCGTCGTCGGGCGCGGCCGACGACGTCGCTGTCGAGCCGCCCTCGCCACCCGAACCACACGCGGCGAGGATGGACGGCCCCAGGGCCAGCGCGGCGGCGGCTGCGGCGCCGCCACCGAGGAATCGGCGCCGCGACGTGCGGTTCGCGGTGAGCCGGGCGAAGAGGTCGAGATCAGACTGGGCGGGCATGGGCGACAGGCCTTTCGTCGATGAAGGGGGGAGTGGCGAGGGTGGCTGTTGCCGATGTTCTAGGAGTCGTCGAGCATCTCTTCGAGGTCTTCGGTGGTCGGGATGTCGGCGGCGGGCAGTACCCGCGACGCATCTGGCGACCAGCTCACGTGGACCTGATCACCCGGCCGCAGCAGCGGCAGATCCTGCTCCGGGCCGACGTGGGCGATGACGGTCGAATCATCAGGCGCGGCAAGTGACAGCCGGAGCACCGGACCTTGGAAGGTCAGATCTTTCACGGTCGCGGGCACGGTGGCCACGTCGCCGGTGGGAGCTTCCATGCTGACCCGGACCCGCTCGGGCCGGACCATCAGGGTGGCATGCCCACCGGACTCGATCGTGGTGTCGCCGGGCTTGGCCTTGAGCGTGGCGCCCAGCACTTCGACCTCGACGTAGTCCCGATTCGTGCGGCCGGTCTGACGTCCGGGCCAGAGGTTGGCCTGCCCGATGAAGCTGGCCACGAAAACCGTCGCGGGACGGTCGTAGATCTCGGTCGGACTGCCGATCTGTTCGACGTTGCCTGCGTTCATCACCGCGATCCGGTCGCTCATCGTGAGCGCCTCTTCCTGATCGTGGGTGACGTAGATGAACGTGATCCCGACCTCGCGCTGGATGCGCTTGAGTTCGAACTGCATCGCGTGGCGCAGTTTGAGGTCTAGCGCGCCGAGGGGTTCGTCGAGCAGCAGGGCGCTGGGGTAGTTGACCAGCGCGCGGGCGAGCGCCACCCGCTGCTGCTGACCACCGGACAGCTGACCGGGCTTGCGTTTCGCGAAGTCGGTCAGTCGCACGATCTCCAGCAACTCGTCGACGCTGCGCTTGATCTCCGCCTTGTCCTTCTTCGCGCTGCGTGGACCGTAGGCGACGTTGTCCCACACCGTCATGTGCGGAAACAGTGCGTAGTGCTGGAAGACCGTGTTGACGTTGCGCTTGTGGGGCGGAACGCGGGAGACGTCGACGCCCTCGAGGCGGATCGCGCCTTCGGTCGGGCTCTCGAAGCCGGCGATCATGCGCAGCGTGGTGGTCTTGCCGCAGCCTGACGGTCCGAGCATCGAGAAAAATTCCCCCGACGCGATGGAGAAGTCTGCGTCGGCGACGGCCACGTAGTCGGCGAACCGCTTCGTGACGTGGTCGATTTCAATCACCGGGCTGCCACTTGGGCGTGGCGTCCCGTCCTGTCCCGTCACTTGGTCGACGGCGGTGGTATCTGAACCGGTCAGCGGGGTTCCTCCTCGGGTACAGCCGTGTGCGCTGTGGGTAAAACAATCGCTGATCCAGCCGCCCTTCGCAAGCGATTCCGCAACGATTTAACATTTCTACAATGGATTCCTTCGTCGAAACGGCCTACAAGCACGCGATTCCGCTGCGAAGGCCTCCATCGGCCACGCCATGCGGCTCCGGCCCGGCGGCGTGGTTCCGGGCGGTCCGCTGCTCGAATTTTCCCAGCCCGCCGCCGGTCACGGCAGGGGAATGACCGACTCGCTCAGCCGTCAGCCCCACTCATGGTTCATCTCGAGCGCACCCGAACGCGCCTCGGCTGTGTCGCGGTGCCGATCCGGTGCGCGTGACACCGCGATCAGCGCCATCGCGAGCGCGGCCGTCCCCGCTCCCGCGAGGAAGATCGTCACGAAGCTGCTTTCCGCGGGGATCACAGCGTGCCCGAGCAGCAGCGCCACCAGTGCCGCGGCAACCGAACTCCCGATGGTCCGCGCGATCGCGTTCATGCTGGTGGCGACGCCCGTCTGACCCGCGTCCACCTCGCTGACCACGAGCGCGGGCAGCGCACCGTAGCCCAGGCTGATGTACGCGTTCGCCAGCACCGACGCGACGATCACCTGCCAAACCCGGTCGTGCGCGACGGCCAGCATCACGAAGCCGACGATTCCCGCCATGGACGCCACCGCAAGCACGCGCCTTGCCCCGAAGCGGTCGATGAACCGGCCGCTGACCAAGGCCACGACGAAACCGGCCAACGCACCGGGAAGCAGGAAGTACACGCTGGCCTGCAGCACGGTGGCGCCGAAGCCGTATCCCGCGTGTTCCCGTGACATCTGGACAAACTGCGTCAGACCGAGGAACGCGAAGTACAGCCCCATGCCGACGAAGACGGTCGCGAGGTTGGTCAGCAGGACCGGTCGCCTGGCGAGCATCTCGGTCGAGACGAGCGGATGGTCGACGCGGCGTTCCCAGCACCACCACCCGACCAGAATCGCCGCGCCGCCGCCGAGACAACCGAGCGTCGCCGGCGCGGTCCAGCCCCACGAAGTGCCCTGGGTGACCGCCAGCAGCACCGCCGAGAGCCCTCCGGCCAGGCCCAGTGCGCCAAGCCAGTCGATCGCGCCGGTGGTGGCGGGCCGGCGGTCCGGAACCACCAGTGCCGCAACGACAATGACGACGACGGTGAACGCGGTGGTGAGCCAGAAAACCCGGTGATATCCGGCATCGCCCGACATAAGCACGCCGGTGACCACCAGGCCGGTGCCACCGCCGAAGCCCAGGGTGCCGGACAACACCGCCATCGCACCGACCATCCGGTCCTCGGGCAGCTCGTCACGCAGGATCGCGATGCTGATCGGGTAGAGCGCATACGAGGCGCCCTGTAGGACGCGCGCGACGATGAGCAACGCGACCGACGCCGTGGTGGCGGCCAACACCGATCCGGCGAGGACCACCGCGAGGACGCCGAGCAACACCCACTTCTTGCTGTACAGGTCGGCGAGCCTGCCGATCAGCGGCGTGGCCGCCGCGGCCGCCAGCAGGTTCGCGGTCACGGCCCAGCTCACCGCGACCAACGACGTGTGCAGTTGCGCGGCAATGACTCCCAGGACCGGGACGACCGCGGTCTGCAGCACCGCGACGGTGAGCACCACCAGGCTCAGGCCCGCGATGACTACGGCGGGACGACGCGTCGAAGCGGCTGCGGCCACCGACCGAGGCTCTTCGGTCCTGGCCACATCCCCTCCGATCATTAGCTCGTCTTCGCGATTTTTCGATTATGGACCCATCGGCCTCGCGCCGAAGCTCTGGGTTCAGTCGCGTGATCGAATGAGCCCATGCCTTCCGGATCACGTGCGCTCACCGCACCGGCCTTCAGCGGACGACGACCGAGCGGCGCGGGCGACCTGTCCGTGGAAACGCACGGCATCGCGCCGATCGGCACCGATCAGCGTTACGGCCGGCCGGCGCGGTTGTTCACGGTGTGGTTCGCGCCTCAGGTCAACATGACCGGAGTCTTCACCGGAACCCTGGCGATCACGTTGGGCCTCGGGTTCTGGCTCGGACTGCTGGCCATGCTGATCGGCACCGTGCTCGGGTCGCTGGTCGTGGCCTATCTCTCGACGTGGGGACCGCGCACCGGCGCCGGGCAGCTGCCCAATTCGCGGATGGCCTTCGGCGATTTCGTGGTCGTGCCCGGAGTGCTGCAGTGGGTGTCGTCGATCGCGTGGGACGCCCTGGTCGGCCTGTTCGGCGGCGAAGCGCTGGCCGTGCTCCTCGACATCCCGTTCTGGGTTGCCGTGCTGATCGTGCTCGCGATCCAAGGAGCGGTCGGGTTCTTCGGTTACGAGGTGATCCATCGCTTGCAGGCCGTGCTCACGGTGATCCTGCTGCTGACATTCGTGGTGTTCGCCGTCAAGCTCGTGAGCGGCCACGACGTGGTCACCCCTGCCACCGTATCCGGCGGCGACCTGCTCGGAGCCTTCGTCTTCGAGGTCACGATCGCGCTGAGCCTGGCGGTGTCGTGGGCGAGCTACGCGGCTGACTTCAGCAGGTATCTGCCGTCGGACTCGTCGCGGACCCAGGTCTTCGGCTACACCTTGGCCGGCATCGTGCTGGCGTACGCGTTCGTTCAGGGCATCGGGATCGCCGCGGCGGCCACCATCGGTGAGCACACCGCACAAGGCGTGCACGCCGTGATGGGCGGCGGAGTACTCGGCGGGGTGGCGATGTTGGTGATCGCGCTCGCGGCCATCGGCTCCGGCGTGATGAACGACTACAGCGGTTCCCTCGCGCTGCAGACCATAGGCGTGCGGGTCCGCCGGCCGGTGTCGGCGGTCATCGTCACGGTGCTGGCGTTCGCGCTGATCCTGTGGCTGCATGCCGCGGACACCGCGAGCCGCTT
Proteins encoded:
- a CDS encoding MFS transporter yields the protein MAIDSRQILPTSARGLRKIVTASSLGTLIEWYDFYIYGSLAVVFSGMFFPNGNTAAALLVTVAAFGTGFVVRPIGAVVFGRMGDRVGRKKTFLTTLLIMGGATTLLGLLPTYEHIGLAAPLLLVLLRLLQGLAIGGEYGGAAIYIAEHAPERRRGMVTSFLQTTATGGLILSIGVIVSCRLIVGEANFEAWGWRIPFLLSAVLVLFSLKVRLKMHESPVFEEMRQTGRLSQTPVKDAVAQRPTLGLLLTVLFGLTAGLGVAWYTSQFYSLYFLQTILDVDFLTANLCVGVALVVATPFFVVFGRLSDQIGRVPVIVTGLLCSAAGCYPLFAWVRHAAVHGHVGQMIVALTLQVVLVAAIYGPVAAFLTELFPPQIRYTGLSLAYHVGTGVFGGFTPLIALSLNATLGSDMAGLIYPIAVTAVTAAVFIGLLRRGPASPVVVRAWAATDTAGTSAPDRVSC
- a CDS encoding NAD(P)H-dependent flavin oxidoreductase, whose product is MRLENRFTEKFGICHPIVLAPMDYVADWRLACAVSQAGGLGLLGGGYGDEVWLKEQFGQVSDTRVGIGFITWSMARQPGLLELAIQQQPAAIFLSFGDPAPHAPAILAAGIPLMCQVHDVEQARHAIAVGADVVVAQGGEAGGHGTAARSTFTLVPEVADLIARESPNVMLLAAGGVGDGRGLAGALALGADGAVVGTRFWAAAEAAIPRAAQARGIQMTGDDTVRQSAFDIVRGKSWPAPYTGRVLRNDFVRRWHGDESGLRTELEQRREEFQAAVEARNYDIANVIVGEVIGQVTAVRTAESIVEEMVTTAADILGRPAPVPAAE
- a CDS encoding EamA family transporter, which codes for MVTPNPARSGALMAMGSMACVQVGLAVAVSLIDDIGAEGAAWLRLAWAGLLMLAIVRPRPAAFTRSAFKTCVMLGVVTAGVTLLFMAALARIPLGTAAALEFLGPLGVAVAHGKGRGRLVWPGLAGAGVLLLTEPWSGSVDPVGVLYALGAAGCWACYILLTQRVGDEVTGINGLAVSMPVAGLVATATVGPSVFAHLTPEILFIGVGLAVLLPVVPFALEMLALRRLTTAAFGTLMSLEPAFAMIVGLVMLHQVPGPAGVFGICFVVAAGMGAARTGARPAPVPAEVGCASRRRGEPTPQHRTVDTP
- a CDS encoding nitroreductase/quinone reductase family protein; translated protein: MARGIFNSPVVGWFNAAAVGLTRVPVLGRWIGHSVVVIRYQGRRSGQTFETPVSVHRDGDQVTINVMTPDSKNWWRNFLGEGGPITFLNLDGADRTGHAIAHRDDRGKVAVAVKLDAP
- a CDS encoding ABC transporter permease; translation: MTATAMADATSPAEPKVVKGSPRWGDWILRIVAGLVLLYLFLPIFVIVLFSFNKPAGKFNYTWQGFTLDNWANPFKYPALTDALKLSLNVAAVSTAVALVLGTLVAIALVRQRFRGQKAVDTFLVLPLTAPEVVMGASLLTLFLDLGWAAGYTTILIAHIAFEVSFIAMTVRARVRGFDWTLEDASMDLGASPTRTFFKVTLPLIVPGIVAAAMLSFALSLDDFIITYFVSGSTVTYPLYVNAAVKAAVPPQINVLATAILVISLALLAAGTLYRRKRIDV
- a CDS encoding ABC transporter permease, producing MAGVATSSRQRSKIAPYLMILPALVYLGIFFVVPFISLARTSLSTSGGSVYLPTLEFDWNFGNYVHAFSEYQDQILRTFGYALVATVLCALLAFPLAYVIAFKAGRFKNLILGLVILPFFVTFLIRTIAWKTILADDGVVVSLLGSIGVLPSEGRLLSTSWAVIGGLTYNWIIFMILPLYVSLEKIDPRLIEASKDLYSSNTRSFTKVILPLSMPGVLAGSMLVFIPAAGDFINADYLGSTQTTMIGNVIQKQFLVVKDYPAAAALSMVLMAIILVGVLLYTRALGTEDLV
- a CDS encoding polyamine ABC transporter substrate-binding protein, whose translation is MPAQSDLDLFARLTANRTSRRRFLGGGAAAAAALALGPSILAACGSGGEGGSTATSSAAPDDGSPATGTLRVSNWPLYMADGFVAAFQTATGLTVDYKEDFNDNEQWFAKVKEPLSRKQDIGADLVVPTEFMAVRLAGLKWLNEISESRVPNKKNLREDLLNSKADPGRKFTAPYMTGMVGLAYNRAATGRDITKIDDLWDPAFKGRVSLLSDVQDGLGMIMQWQGNSVEDPTTDSVKKAVDFVREQKDKGQIRRFTGNDYADDLAAGNIAVAQAYSGDVVQLQADNPDLKFIVPESGGDWFIDTMVIPYTTQNQKAAEAWIDYVYDRANYAKLIAFTQFVPVLSDMTDELAKIDPKLASNPLINPPADMAAKLKSWAALTDEQTQEFNSLYAAVTGG
- a CDS encoding ABC transporter ATP-binding protein — translated: MIEIDHVTKRFADYVAVADADFSIASGEFFSMLGPSGCGKTTTLRMIAGFESPTEGAIRLEGVDVSRVPPHKRNVNTVFQHYALFPHMTVWDNVAYGPRSAKKDKAEIKRSVDELLEIVRLTDFAKRKPGQLSGGQQQRVALARALVNYPSALLLDEPLGALDLKLRHAMQFELKRIQREVGITFIYVTHDQEEALTMSDRIAVMNAGNVEQIGSPTEIYDRPATVFVASFIGQANLWPGRQTGRTNRDYVEVEVLGATLKAKPGDTTIESGGHATLMVRPERVRVSMEAPTGDVATVPATVKDLTFQGPVLRLSLAAPDDSTVIAHVGPEQDLPLLRPGDQVHVSWSPDASRVLPAADIPTTEDLEEMLDDS
- a CDS encoding MFS transporter, whose protein sequence is MIGGDVARTEEPRSVAAAASTRRPAVVIAGLSLVVLTVAVLQTAVVPVLGVIAAQLHTSLVAVSWAVTANLLAAAAATPLIGRLADLYSKKWVLLGVLAVVLAGSVLAATTASVALLIVARVLQGASYALYPISIAILRDELPEDRMVGAMAVLSGTLGFGGGTGLVVTGVLMSGDAGYHRVFWLTTAFTVVVIVVAALVVPDRRPATTGAIDWLGALGLAGGLSAVLLAVTQGTSWGWTAPATLGCLGGGAAILVGWWCWERRVDHPLVSTEMLARRPVLLTNLATVFVGMGLYFAFLGLTQFVQMSREHAGYGFGATVLQASVYFLLPGALAGFVVALVSGRFIDRFGARRVLAVASMAGIVGFVMLAVAHDRVWQVIVASVLANAYISLGYGALPALVVSEVDAGQTGVATSMNAIARTIGSSVAAALVALLLGHAVIPAESSFVTIFLAGAGTAALAMALIAVSRAPDRHRDTAEARSGALEMNHEWG
- a CDS encoding purine-cytosine permease family protein; the protein is MPSGSRALTAPAFSGRRPSGAGDLSVETHGIAPIGTDQRYGRPARLFTVWFAPQVNMTGVFTGTLAITLGLGFWLGLLAMLIGTVLGSLVVAYLSTWGPRTGAGQLPNSRMAFGDFVVVPGVLQWVSSIAWDALVGLFGGEALAVLLDIPFWVAVLIVLAIQGAVGFFGYEVIHRLQAVLTVILLLTFVVFAVKLVSGHDVVTPATVSGGDLLGAFVFEVTIALSLAVSWASYAADFSRYLPSDSSRTQVFGYTLAGIVLAYAFVQGIGIAAAATIGEHTAQGVHAVMGGGVLGGVAMLVIALAAIGSGVMNDYSGSLALQTIGVRVRRPVSAVIVTVLAFALILWLHAADTASRFTDVLLLVSYWIPAFAAVVIIDWALRIGGRATLDPAAEPTKRSDALAAVVVFMIAYGVAVPFMNTTLIQGWVATAWHGADIAYFVNFVVALVLYGGYRLLARTGSRGSS